One Eurosta solidaginis isolate ZX-2024a chromosome 5, ASM4086904v1, whole genome shotgun sequence DNA segment encodes these proteins:
- the dyl gene encoding cuticlin-4, giving the protein MWRQLRPYALAPLILLMFIAKDALCDGPHVDSASLPLEHRSVYGPPAPSPVYGAQQGPIPAGVSNEISDEAWPLSATNDSPQIKHLQVQCEKTHMRVNIEFDRPFYGMIFSKGFYSDPHCVHLKPGTGHLSATFEIFLNSCGMTSSANHNSAGYGAPTPSGSYVENTIIIQYDPYVQEVWDQARKLRCTWYDFYEKAVTFRPFQVDMLHAVTANFLGDNLQCWMQIQVGKGPWASEVSGIVKIGQTMTMVLAIKDDENKFDMLVRNCVAHDGKRAPIQLVDQNGCVVRPKIMSKFQKIKNFGPSASVVSFAYFQAFKFPDSMNVHFQCVIQVCRYNCPEPKCGLSLPGGEYGVPQIGNNALSAEYGAPEPYDRNDYPLGGGGGSGPPPAAYPDPRHQVADATGAYSENQPDVVPSPQAQTSGVTTPEAGLPSSQATPQSANDLHMPPPPLPGQPGQYNTVKRKDDVEGGNLVSLGGRPRSVEGLDDLRGVRRRRDTFDIVVKPRHIYKRETQEMTDVNTSRTIQVVAPGDVNFALNNNANNETVVIQSARSADPETICMSVPSFVGGLVMLLLVLAVASLVAAFLFVRVRHFDRKGISMAYVN; this is encoded by the exons atGTGGCGACAATTACGGCCCTATGCGCTCGCGCCGTTAATCTTATTAATGTTCATAGCGAAG GATGCCCTCTGCGATGGACCACACGTTGACTCTGCATCGTTACCGCTCGAACACAGATCCGTCTATGGACCACCAGCGCCCTCCCCAGTTTACGGTGCACAACAGGGTCCTATACCCGCAGGTGTTAGTAATGAAATTTCGGACGAAGCATGGCCGCTCTCCGCCACCAACGACAGTCCACAAATTAAGCATCTGCAAGTACAATGCGAAAAGACGCATATGCGTGTTAACATCGAGTTTGATCGTCCATTTTACGGTATGATCTTTTCGAAAGGTTTCTACAGTGATCCACATTGTGTGCATCTAAAACCGGGCACCGGGCATCTGAGTGCAACCTTCGAAATCTTCCTCAACAGTTGTGGCATGACGAGCTCCGCTAATCACAATTCGGCGGGTTATGGCGCTCCCACACCTTCGGGTAGTTATGTAGAGAATACTATAATTATACAATATGATCCGTATGTACAAGAGGTGTGGGATCAAGCAAGAAAGCTACGTTGCACTTGGTATGATTTCTATGAGAAGGCTGTTACATTCCGTCCTTTCCAAGTTGATATGTTGCATGCGGTTACAGCTAACTTCCTCGGTGATAATCTACAATGTTGGATGCAAATACAAGTAGGCAAAGGACCATGGGCTTCGGAAGTTTCAGGCATTGTAAAAATTGGTCAAACAATGACTATGGTGCTGGCTATTAAAGACGATGAGAATAAATTTGATATGTTGGTGCGTAATTGTGTAGCACATGATGGCAAGCGTGCGCCAATACAGCTTGTCGATCAAAATGGTTGCGTAGTGCGTCCGAAAATTATGAGTAAATTCcagaaaattaaaaactttggACCTTCAGCATCGGTAGTTAGTTTTGCATACTTCCAAGCGTTTAAATTCCCAGACTCTATGAATGTGCACTTCCAATGCGTAATACAAGTGTGTCGCTACAACTGTCCAGAACCCAAGTGTGGACTCAGTTTGCCGGGTGGTGAATATGGTGTGCCACAAATTGGTAATAATGCGCTGTCTGCGGAATATGGTGCACCAGAACCTTACGATCGCAACGATTATCCATtgggtggtggtggtggtagtgGTCCACCACCTGCAGCCTATCCAGATCCACGTCATCAGGTAGCCGATGCTACAGGAGCCTACTCAGAAAATCAACCTGACGTCGTACCATCCCCACAAGCACAAACCTCAGGTGTAACAACACCCGAAGCGGGACTACCAAGTTCACAAGCGACACCTCAATCGGCTAACGATTTACATATGCCACCACCACCATTACCCGGACAACCGGGTCAATATAATACAGTAAAACGTAAGGATGATGTTGAAGGTGGTAACTTGGTATCGCTAGGCGGACGTCCACGTTCCGTTGAAGGACTTGATGATTTGCGTGGCGTACGTAGACGACGTGATACGTTCGATATTGTGGTGAAACCACGTCATATTTACAAACGTGAAACACAAGAGATGACAGATGTCAATACAAGCCGTACCATACAAGTGGTGGCGCCGGGTGATGTCAATTTTGCGCTCAATAATAATGCGAATAACGAGACTGTTGTTATACAATCGGCACGATCAGCTGATCCTGAAACGATTTGTATGTCGGTGCCGAGTTTTGTTGGTGGTCTGGTAATGTTATTGTTGGTGCTCGCTGTAGCATCTCTAGTCGCTGCATTCCTGTTTGTACGAGTACGGCATTTTGATCGGAAGGGTATTTCCATGGCGTATGTTAACTAA